In one Brassica oleracea var. oleracea cultivar TO1000 chromosome C9, BOL, whole genome shotgun sequence genomic region, the following are encoded:
- the LOC106313706 gene encoding putative pentatricopeptide repeat-containing protein At5g52630 produces MLDNVSSGFFAVPCHNYHLINDLLLSSARSKSTAKGLQLHGYIVKSGFFLIPLIANNLINFYSKSQLPLDSLRAFEETQQKSATTWSSIISCFSQNELPWKSLDFLRKMMAGNLRPDDRVLPSATKSCAILSRSDIGRSVHCLSMKSGYESDVFVGTSLVDMYGKCGEVADARKVFDEMPHRNVVTWSAMIYGYAQMGENEEALLMFKEALFDNLEVNDHSFSSVISVCANSTLLELGRQIQGLCIKSSFDSSSFVGSSLVSLYSKCGVLEGAYQAFRETPVKNLGIWNAMLKACAQHSHVQEVIELFKKMKRSGMKPNFITFLNVLNACSHAGLVDEGRYYFDIMKEEYRIEPTDKHYASLVDMLARAGKLQEALEVITNMPIDPTESVWGALLTGCTLHKNTELAAFAADKVFELGPVSSGMHISLSNAYAADGRFEDAAKARKLLRDRGEKKETGLSWVEERNKVHTFAAGERRHERSKEIYEKLAELGEEMEKAGYVADTSFVLREVDGDEKNQTIRYHSERLAIAFGLITFPADRPIRVIKNLRVCGDCHNAIKFMSVCTARVIIVRDNNRFHRFEGGKCSCNDYW; encoded by the coding sequence ATGCTCGACAACGTTTCTTCAGGTTTCTTCGCCGTTCCATGCCACAACTACCATCTCATTAACGATCTCCTTCTTTCTTCAGCTCGCTCCAAATCCACTGCTAAAGGACTTCAGCTTCATGGTTATATCGTCAAATCAGGCTTCTTTCTCATCCCTCTCATCGCTAACAATCTCATCAACTTCTATTCCAAATCCCAGCTCCCACTCGATTCTCTCCGAGCTTTCGAAGAAACCCAGCAAAAGAGCGCCACAACTTGGAGCTCCATCATCTCCTGCTTCTCCCAGAACGAGCTTCCATGGAAGTCCCTTGACTTCCTCAGGAAAATGATGGCTGGGAACCTCCGCCCTGATGATCGTGTTCTCCCGTCGGCTACTAAGTCCTGTGCGATTCTCAGTCGTTCTGATATCGGTAGATCGGTTCACTGTCTCTCGATGAAGAGTGGGTACGAGTCGGATGTCTTCGTGGGGACTTCTCTTGTCGACATGTATGGGAAATGTGGGGAGGTTGCTGATGCGAGGAAGGTGTTCGACGAAATGCCTCACAGAAATGTTGTTACGTGGAGTGCGATGATTTATGGGTATGCACAGATGGGTGAGAACGAGGAAGCTTTGCTGATGTTTAAAGAAGCTTTGTTTGATAATCTTGAAGTCAATGATCACTCGTTTTCAAGTGTCATCAGTGTCTGCGCTAACTCGACCCTTCTTGAGTTAGGTAGACAGATTCAGGGTTTGTGTATTAAGTCCAGCTTCGACTCGTCTAGCTTCGTGGGAAGCTCTTTAGTCTCGTTGTATTCAAAATGTGGTGTTCTAGAAGGAGCTTATCAAGCCTTCCGCGAGACCCCCGTGAAGAATCTAGGGATTTGGAACGCGATGCTCAAGGCCTGTGCGCAACACTCGCACGTTCAAGAAGTTATAGAGTTGTTTAAGAAGATGAAACGCTCTGGGATGAAACCAAATTTTATAACTTTTCTGAACGTGCTCAATGCTTGTAGCCATGCGGGTTTGGTTGATGAAGGGAGATACTACTTTGATATAATGAAGGAAGAATATAGAATCGAGCCGACGGATAAGCATTACGCTTCCTTGGTGGATATGTTGGCACGAGCTGGTAAGCTACAAGAAGCCCTCGAAGTCATCACGAATATGCCTATCGATCCCACGGAATCTGTATGGGGAGCTTTACTCACGGGCTGTACACTCCACAAGAACACAGAGCTTGCAGCGTTTGCAGCAGACAAGGTCTTTGAACTAGGACCAGTGAGTTCCGGTATGCACATTTCGCTATCCAATGCTTATGCAGCCGATGGTAGATTCGAAGACGCAGCCAAAGCTAGAAAGTTGCTTCGAGACAGAGGGGAGAAGAAGGAAACAGGACTAAGCTGGGTTGAAGAAAGGAACAAAGTTCATACATTTGCAGCTGGAGAGAGACGACATGAGAGGAGCAAGGAGATCTACGAGAAGCTGGCTGAGTTAGGGGAAGAGATGGAGAAAGCGGGTTACGTTGCAGACACGAGCTTTGTTCTGAGAGAAGTGGATGGAGACGAGAAGAATCAGACAATAAGGTATCATAGCGAGAGATTAGCTATTGCTTTTGGGCTGATCACGTTTCCGGCGGATAGGCCGATCAGGGTGATTAAGAACCTGCGAGTGTGCGGGGATTGTCATAACGCGATCAAGTTCATGTCGGTATGTACGGCAAGAGTGATCATTGTGAGAGATAACAATCGGTTTCATCGGTTCGAAGGTGGCAAGTGTTCTTGTAATGACTATTGGTGA